A window of the Dyadobacter pollutisoli genome harbors these coding sequences:
- a CDS encoding ComEC/Rec2 family competence protein, with protein MKVQLRWFVFVIILQVFFEVKSQAQQVGQVLPEWKEGFMDIHHINTGGGNATFFILPDGTTLLIDAGALDPTEPRTRSPRNTRVKPDTTRQPGEWIARYVSNTLAFRATDKALDYAMLTHFHDDHMGAVSSISRRSKQGPFKLTGITEVGEYLPIRKMIDRGWPDYNFPKTLDDEMIGNYKSFLDWHSKNKGMKVEKAAPGKNSQITLLRNPQKYADLFEIRNIAANGEVWTGVGNVVRQQFPELKSLSPQQFPSENMCSVAVRVSYGKFDYFSGGDLPGVLRAGMPSWQDMETPVAKAVGQVDVHILDHHGNRDSQNEFFLQTLQPRVMVIPVWSSDHPGHDVLDRMYSQNVYPGERDVFATDMLEANKLVIGELLGRLKSDSGHVVVRVAPGGDRYQVYVLDDRNEERRIKSIHGPYLSR; from the coding sequence ATGAAAGTTCAGCTGCGTTGGTTTGTATTCGTTATCATTTTACAGGTATTTTTTGAAGTAAAGAGTCAGGCCCAGCAGGTAGGGCAGGTGTTGCCGGAATGGAAAGAGGGTTTTATGGACATTCACCACATTAATACAGGTGGTGGCAATGCTACTTTTTTTATCCTGCCCGACGGGACCACACTTTTGATTGACGCCGGCGCACTCGACCCGACTGAGCCCAGGACCAGAAGCCCGCGAAATACCAGGGTGAAACCCGATACCACCCGCCAACCAGGCGAATGGATAGCACGGTACGTTAGCAATACATTAGCCTTCCGCGCGACAGACAAAGCGCTGGACTATGCAATGCTGACCCATTTTCACGACGACCATATGGGTGCGGTTTCCAGCATTTCCAGGAGATCGAAACAAGGGCCTTTTAAACTGACCGGCATTACGGAAGTAGGAGAGTACCTGCCTATCCGCAAAATGATCGACCGCGGCTGGCCGGATTATAATTTTCCCAAGACATTGGACGATGAAATGATTGGTAATTACAAGAGCTTCCTGGATTGGCATTCAAAAAATAAGGGGATGAAAGTCGAAAAGGCGGCTCCGGGCAAGAATAGCCAGATCACGCTTTTGAGAAACCCGCAAAAGTATGCGGACCTGTTTGAGATACGAAACATTGCAGCCAATGGCGAGGTTTGGACGGGTGTAGGAAATGTAGTCCGCCAGCAGTTTCCTGAATTAAAATCACTAAGCCCGCAACAATTTCCCAGCGAAAACATGTGTAGTGTTGCGGTCCGGGTCAGTTACGGGAAGTTCGACTATTTTTCAGGAGGTGACCTGCCGGGTGTGCTCAGGGCCGGAATGCCTTCATGGCAGGATATGGAAACACCGGTTGCAAAGGCAGTAGGACAGGTGGATGTGCATATTCTGGATCACCATGGCAACCGTGATTCGCAAAATGAATTCTTTCTTCAAACCTTACAGCCGCGTGTCATGGTGATCCCCGTCTGGTCCTCCGACCACCCGGGACACGATGTGCTTGACCGAATGTACTCTCAAAATGTTTATCCCGGAGAAAGGGACGTATTTGCAACCGACATGCTGGAAGCGAACAAACTCGTGATCGGCGAGCTGCTGGGGCGTCTAAAAAGCGATAGCGGACATGTGGTTGTCCGCGTAGCGCCCGGTGGTGACCGCTATCAGGTGTATGTGCTCGATGACCGTAACGAGGAACGTAGGATTAAAAGCATTCACGGTCCCTACTTATCCAGGTAA
- a CDS encoding glycosyltransferase family 2 protein — MREARLISVVIPLFNEQDNVLHLLRAIRRALSGYDYEVVAVDDGSSDNTVQMLRQDLDDRLSIVVMMRNYGQTSAMAAGIASATGKYIVTIDGDLQNDPEDIIRLLARAVQGNWDVVAGYRANRLDGWLFRKLPSRIANKIIRTLTGVHLKDYGCTLKIFKNEIAQNLGLYGELHRFIPVLADIMGARITEMPVRHHKRLFGKSKYGLGRTMKVVSDLFLMLYMQRWMKKPMHLFGTVGGTAVLAGLFLILSQIASQIFARDFEKLWVVTGLMLLLAGIFIILMGFFAEIQMRIYYEGSAKTPYLIRKILQQKESAISEDLSI, encoded by the coding sequence ATGCGCGAAGCAAGGTTGATTTCAGTAGTGATTCCCCTGTTCAATGAACAGGACAATGTTTTGCACCTGCTTCGGGCGATCCGCCGGGCGCTGTCAGGATACGATTACGAGGTAGTTGCGGTGGACGACGGCTCGTCGGACAATACCGTCCAGATGCTCCGGCAGGATTTGGACGACAGGCTCAGTATCGTCGTGATGATGCGCAACTACGGGCAAACCAGCGCTATGGCGGCGGGCATTGCATCGGCAACCGGGAAATACATCGTCACCATTGACGGAGACCTGCAAAACGATCCGGAAGATATCATCAGGTTACTGGCCCGGGCAGTACAGGGAAACTGGGACGTCGTGGCTGGTTACCGCGCCAACAGGTTGGATGGCTGGCTTTTCCGCAAACTGCCTAGCCGGATCGCCAACAAAATTATCCGGACACTCACCGGCGTACACCTTAAAGATTACGGCTGCACGCTCAAAATATTCAAAAATGAAATTGCCCAGAACCTGGGCCTCTACGGCGAACTTCACAGATTTATCCCCGTACTGGCCGATATCATGGGCGCCCGAATAACTGAAATGCCTGTCAGACATCACAAACGGCTTTTCGGTAAGTCCAAATACGGGCTGGGCAGGACGATGAAGGTAGTCAGCGATCTGTTTCTGATGCTCTATATGCAGCGATGGATGAAAAAGCCGATGCATCTTTTTGGAACGGTCGGCGGGACAGCTGTTTTGGCCGGCCTCTTTTTGATTTTGTCTCAAATAGCATCGCAGATCTTTGCACGGGACTTTGAAAAGCTATGGGTAGTTACCGGTCTGATGCTACTGCTAGCGGGGATTTTTATCATTCTGATGGGCTTTTTTGCTGAAATACAAATGCGGATTTATTATGAAGGATCAGCGAAAACACCTTACCTCATCAGAAAAATCCTGCAACAAAAGGAAAGCGCCATCTCAGAAGATTTAAGTATTTAG
- a CDS encoding ArnT family glycosyltransferase, translating into MERTNYIPYIYLFLILAVYFFGLNVPLFDDDSAHHALIGMHMYLTGNYVDLIDRGRDYLDKPHLLFWLAALGDELLGVGTLSYKLPTLLLALPGVYATFRLAKRLYGQSVGINAVLILISSQAYILAHNDVRMDAILLSFIITATWLLYEYTLTYRTDRLILGVLSLALAFATKGMTGAAVPVIAVGSQLLYQRNWRFIRSFKWLWAIPLFLVFIGPILYCYYLQFDLHPEKVIRGMSHISGITFILFFQNTERLQGVNWGSSGGNDPFLFFHSLLWALLPWCLLGYWAVVKKGIHLIKTKLVYRPGEEILSWVTIVVMFAILTSSNFRLPHYLNILFPFFSILIAGQLENVLKSSVSGTGERNWLMITQKFVAVVMALLGLIINGYLFPVKSLVVIVLSLAALFLLFYEWTSRRDFLGKLVMISFCSSLFTNMLMNGNFYFQIQEYQAGHHIAAKIRQLEIPLNNIYITDWKSPSMHYYSEYFFKDSDPVTLAGSNDFWLAGSMASIDEVARARQMKMKESYHFPDFDTTKLKAGFVDPSTREQACRDIGLVHLKKE; encoded by the coding sequence ATGGAACGCACTAATTACATTCCATACATTTACCTGTTCCTGATCCTTGCCGTCTATTTTTTTGGATTAAATGTTCCGCTTTTTGATGACGACAGTGCTCACCATGCATTGATCGGCATGCATATGTACCTCACCGGTAATTATGTTGACCTGATAGACCGTGGCCGCGACTATCTCGACAAGCCGCATTTACTTTTCTGGCTGGCGGCATTGGGCGACGAGCTTTTAGGCGTCGGGACCTTGTCCTACAAACTTCCGACTTTGCTCCTCGCGCTGCCTGGCGTGTATGCAACGTTCAGACTTGCCAAAAGGCTTTACGGACAGTCAGTCGGCATTAATGCGGTACTGATACTAATATCCTCCCAGGCATATATTCTGGCGCATAATGATGTCAGAATGGACGCAATCCTGCTGTCTTTCATCATTACGGCCACCTGGCTGTTATACGAATACACACTTACTTACCGAACCGACAGGCTTATCCTTGGCGTGTTGTCGCTCGCGCTGGCTTTTGCAACAAAAGGCATGACAGGCGCGGCAGTACCTGTTATCGCGGTGGGTTCACAGCTACTGTACCAGCGAAACTGGCGCTTCATCAGGTCCTTCAAATGGTTGTGGGCGATTCCTTTGTTCCTGGTTTTTATCGGCCCGATATTGTACTGCTACTATCTACAGTTCGATCTTCATCCGGAGAAAGTGATCCGGGGAATGAGCCATATTTCCGGAATAACCTTTATCCTTTTCTTTCAAAACACGGAGCGCCTGCAAGGTGTAAACTGGGGAAGTTCAGGGGGTAATGATCCGTTTCTTTTCTTCCATTCATTACTTTGGGCGTTACTTCCGTGGTGTTTGCTGGGATATTGGGCAGTAGTAAAAAAAGGGATTCATTTGATCAAAACTAAACTGGTGTACCGGCCTGGTGAAGAGATACTGAGCTGGGTAACGATTGTCGTGATGTTCGCGATTCTCACGTCTTCCAATTTTCGTTTGCCGCATTACCTCAATATTCTCTTTCCGTTTTTTTCAATATTGATTGCCGGGCAGCTCGAAAACGTGCTAAAATCATCGGTTTCCGGTACAGGGGAACGCAACTGGCTGATGATCACGCAAAAGTTTGTCGCAGTGGTAATGGCTTTGCTGGGTTTGATCATTAACGGGTATCTTTTCCCGGTCAAAAGTCTGGTGGTCATCGTGCTTAGTTTAGCCGCACTTTTTCTATTGTTTTATGAATGGACGTCCCGGCGGGATTTCCTCGGTAAATTGGTGATGATATCTTTTTGCAGTTCTTTGTTTACCAACATGCTGATGAATGGAAACTTCTACTTTCAGATTCAGGAGTACCAGGCCGGACATCATATTGCAGCCAAGATCAGACAACTGGAAATTCCGTTGAATAACATATACATTACTGATTGGAAAAGTCCATCCATGCATTACTATTCCGAATACTTTTTCAAAGATTCGGACCCGGTGACGCTCGCCGGAAGCAACGATTTTTGGCTTGCCGGATCGATGGCGAGTATTGATGAAGTGGCACGGGCAAGACAAATGAAAATGAAAGAATCCTATCATTTTCCGGATTTTGATACGACTAAATTAAAGGCAGGATTCGTTGACCCTTCCACCCGAGAGCAGGCATGCAGGGACATAGGGCTGGTTCACCTCAAAAAAGAATAA
- a CDS encoding lysylphosphatidylglycerol synthase domain-containing protein, whose protein sequence is MIRYLKWAAKLLATGILLYWVFIQTDRQSLFKAISGSEKSILFFAFVPYLVSRVSGAFRLTTILNAAEVPLSHASGLRLNWISMFYGMFLPGGLGGDAYKLIRLRALFPDKGVLLLTRTLLWDRLIGLVVLTILTVSFAMPYLLVIYQVVAASLALIGCLVFWLATRRWIPQLLPYMGRLLVFSLVVQLTQIACIFMLLSSIQIHEHYNQYNVLFLVSSVASTLPISVGGVGVREVVFLEGAQLLMVSAQAAVTVSVLFDIIVTLTAATGSLAILGNARVVSTSASK, encoded by the coding sequence TTGATACGATATCTGAAATGGGCTGCGAAGCTTCTGGCTACCGGGATTTTACTGTATTGGGTTTTTATACAAACCGACCGTCAAAGTCTTTTTAAGGCGATCAGCGGCTCAGAAAAAAGCATTTTATTCTTTGCATTCGTGCCCTACCTGGTTTCCCGGGTATCCGGCGCATTCCGCCTCACCACCATTTTGAATGCGGCCGAAGTGCCGTTGTCACACGCTTCCGGCCTGCGGCTCAACTGGATCAGCATGTTTTACGGGATGTTCCTGCCGGGCGGGCTTGGCGGCGACGCCTACAAGCTGATCCGGCTCAGGGCTCTTTTTCCAGACAAAGGTGTGTTACTACTAACCCGTACATTGCTTTGGGACAGACTGATCGGCCTAGTTGTGCTCACGATACTGACGGTCAGTTTTGCAATGCCTTATCTTTTAGTAATCTATCAGGTTGTTGCTGCATCGCTTGCGCTGATTGGTTGTTTGGTTTTCTGGCTTGCTACCAGGAGGTGGATTCCACAGCTACTTCCGTATATGGGCAGGTTACTGGTGTTCTCGCTGGTGGTACAGCTCACCCAGATCGCCTGTATTTTCATGCTGCTCAGTTCGATTCAAATCCATGAACATTACAACCAGTACAATGTTTTGTTCCTGGTATCTTCCGTGGCTTCAACGTTGCCGATCAGCGTGGGTGGGGTAGGTGTGAGAGAAGTGGTATTTTTAGAAGGGGCGCAGCTGCTGATGGTTTCGGCGCAAGCTGCGGTGACCGTAAGTGTGCTCTTCGACATTATTGTGACACTGACAGCTGCTACCGGAAGTCTCGCCATATTGGGCAATGCCCGCGTGGTTTCTACGTCCGCAAGTAAGTGA
- a CDS encoding metallophosphoesterase family protein has translation MHRRNLLKTLGIMAGGLPVSAATPSLHYSPKRVLRIAHLTDIHVQPHLWAAKGFEKCLHHLQNLDIKPDFILNTGDSVMGAHGISREKASKEWQLYHKVLSSENSTPMISCIGNHDIWFPSTSEGTFQDGKKRAMDESEMTRPYHSFDKNGWHFIMLDSVQPRPETTGYLASLDEAQMDWLKGDLRNTPSHVPVMIASHIPILSASVFFDGDNLKDGNWVVPGSWMHMDAAQITKVFNRHKNVKLAISGHIHLLDRVEYNNVTYCCNGAVCGNYWMGKYKETKPGYAIIDLFDDGSFTNQYVKYH, from the coding sequence ATGCATAGAAGAAATCTGTTGAAAACGCTGGGAATAATGGCCGGAGGATTGCCTGTTTCTGCCGCAACTCCATCCCTGCATTATTCGCCGAAACGCGTGTTACGAATAGCCCACCTGACCGACATTCACGTCCAACCTCACCTGTGGGCTGCCAAGGGTTTCGAAAAATGCCTCCATCATCTTCAAAACCTGGATATTAAGCCAGATTTCATACTTAATACGGGAGATTCAGTGATGGGAGCCCACGGTATTTCGAGGGAAAAAGCCTCAAAAGAATGGCAGCTTTATCATAAAGTTTTATCCTCTGAAAACAGTACACCCATGATTTCGTGCATTGGAAATCACGATATCTGGTTCCCTTCCACTTCCGAAGGTACGTTTCAGGATGGCAAAAAACGGGCGATGGATGAATCGGAAATGACCAGGCCCTATCACAGTTTTGATAAAAACGGTTGGCATTTTATCATGCTGGACAGCGTACAACCCCGACCGGAAACAACGGGTTACCTCGCCAGTCTGGATGAGGCACAAATGGACTGGCTCAAAGGAGATCTGAGAAATACTCCTTCTCACGTCCCGGTCATGATCGCCTCCCATATTCCCATTTTATCCGCCAGTGTTTTCTTCGACGGTGATAATTTAAAGGATGGAAACTGGGTGGTTCCCGGCAGCTGGATGCATATGGATGCCGCGCAGATCACGAAAGTATTTAACCGACATAAAAACGTAAAACTGGCAATAAGCGGCCACATTCATCTTCTCGACCGGGTTGAGTATAACAATGTTACCTATTGCTGCAATGGGGCTGTTTGCGGTAATTACTGGATGGGAAAATACAAAGAGACCAAACCGGGTTACGCCATTATCGATCTTTTTGACGACGGATCGTTTACAAATCAGTACGTAAAATACCATTGA
- a CDS encoding helix-turn-helix domain-containing protein, which translates to MEDLIRFDSVSQYNAFNQQETLHPLVTVIDLSTASPRHKASQYMGCYGVFLKEVICGDIKYGKEYYDYQEGTLVFMAPGQVFTVENDGQLYQPKGHALVFHPDLLHGTSLNAKMNEYTFFGYQVNEALHLSKRETQMVMDCFDKIKYELEHTIDKHSRKLIATNIELFLDYCMRFYDRQFITREIVHKGTLERFELLLSSYFSSDKPINIGLPSVAYCAGEMNLSAKYFGDLIKKATGQTAQEYIQSKLILVAKEKIFDRNKTINEIAFELGFKYPQHFSRVFKQRVGQSPNEYRLLKDLN; encoded by the coding sequence CGATTTGTCAACAGCCAGCCCCAGACACAAGGCCAGTCAATACATGGGATGCTATGGTGTTTTCCTAAAAGAGGTGATTTGCGGAGATATTAAGTACGGAAAAGAGTATTACGACTATCAGGAAGGGACGCTGGTTTTTATGGCCCCCGGACAAGTTTTTACTGTTGAAAATGACGGCCAGCTATACCAGCCGAAAGGACACGCCCTGGTTTTTCACCCGGACCTTTTGCATGGCACTTCGCTGAATGCTAAAATGAATGAGTATACCTTTTTTGGTTACCAGGTCAATGAAGCGCTTCATTTATCGAAACGTGAGACGCAGATGGTGATGGATTGCTTTGATAAGATTAAATACGAGTTAGAGCACACCATCGACAAGCACAGCAGAAAGCTGATTGCAACCAACATAGAGCTGTTTCTGGATTATTGCATGCGATTCTACGACCGCCAGTTCATTACCCGCGAAATAGTACACAAAGGCACATTGGAGCGATTTGAATTGTTGTTAAGCAGCTATTTTTCATCGGACAAACCTATTAATATAGGCTTGCCTTCTGTTGCCTATTGTGCAGGCGAGATGAACCTGTCTGCCAAATATTTTGGTGATCTGATCAAAAAAGCAACCGGCCAAACCGCTCAGGAATACATTCAATCTAAACTAATATTGGTCGCCAAGGAGAAGATTTTCGATAGAAATAAAACGATCAATGAGATCGCTTTTGAATTGGGATTTAAATATCCGCAGCATTTCAGCCGGGTTTTTAAACAGCGCGTCGGACAAAGTCCCAATGAGTACCGTTTGCTTAAAGATTTGAACTAG